CGTTATTGAAAATGTAAAATTCAAAATTCTGAAAATGGAAGAGAAGAAAATTAAAACTATAGAAATTGAGTTGTTAAGTTAATGTTTGCATCCTTACGCGGTAAAATTTTAAATATCAATCAAGATAAGGTTATACTTGAGGTAAACTCAGTAGGATATTTACTGAATGCTTCACATCGAACTATAACTCAACTTGAAATAGGTAAAGAATTTTTTTTGTTAATTGAAACAATTGTAAGGGAAGATCAAATTTTATTGATAGCCTTTTTTGATTCTCTTGAGCAAGATTGGTTCAAATTGCTTACCACTGTGAAGGGGATTGGTTCTAAGCTTGCACTGCAAATTTTAAGCCAAGCGAATTTAGGGGAACTTGCTATCGGCATTGCCCGTGAAAACAAAAGTATTTTTAAAAATATTAGTGGAGTAGGTAGTAAGGTTGCTGATCGAATTATTGTTGAGCTAAAAGATAAAGTTCTACCCTTATCAAGTGGAGACTTTATTGAAGAAGCTGGTAGCAATCAAGAAATTGACGATGCGGTGTTAGCGCTAACTGCATTAGGTTATAATAAATTTGATGCAGCTAAGGTTGCTACAAAAATTATTAAAGATTTGCCTGAATTAAAAACTCGAGAAATTA
This window of the Rickettsiales endosymbiont of Stachyamoeba lipophora genome carries:
- the ruvA gene encoding Holliday junction branch migration protein RuvA: MFASLRGKILNINQDKVILEVNSVGYLLNASHRTITQLEIGKEFFLLIETIVREDQILLIAFFDSLEQDWFKLLTTVKGIGSKLALQILSQANLGELAIGIARENKSIFKNISGVGSKVADRIIVELKDKVLPLSSGDFIEEAGSNQEIDDAVLALTALGYNKFDAAKVATKIIKDLPELKTREIIKLALKELSK